atatgggatcctcccagaccggggcacgaacccgtatcccctgcatcggcaggcggactcttaaccacttgcgccaccagggaggcccccgtgtGTTCTTTTGATGACACAATATTGCCTCCTCAAAACAGACTTACTTGACTTCTTGAAAGATTTCAATTGTTTACCCTATCTCTAAAGTACATCTCGTCACCGAACAGTGTAGTCTAATGGCTCTGGAGGCAGGCTGCTTGGATTTGAATTCTGGTTCTGTTACTTaccagcaagttacttaatcgctttgtgcttcaatttcctcatctctaaaatgagggtaataacagtacctacctcctGGGTTGACACTGGGGACAAATGGGTTAATTCATGTAAAGCGCTTAGAGCAAAGTGGCACAGAGTAAGTCCTATGCAAGTCATCTGTTAGTGGTCATAGTAAAATCATCTCATCTGATTCACCCTCAGAGGTGGGCAAGGAGATTATTACTCGCATTTCACAGACAGGGACACCGAGACTCACAACAGTGACGTGACTTGCCCTCATATGCAGTGGACTCTGGGATCAACCCAGTTTATGTGCCTTGTAGGTACGGTTGTCCCTTCCCTACACCCAGAATCCTGATCTTGGTCCCCACCTCAGGCTCTTCCCTCCTGAGGGGTCCCCTGGCCCCCACCTGTCTCCAGCTGGAGGCCTCAGGGGTGTAGAACTCCAGAGCAAGCAGCCCAGCCCGAACCATGTTGAGCCAGTTCACGTAGACCACATCTTCTGCATCAGCCCCCTCAAAGCCAAAgatcctgggggagggaggggaagtggcaggggggagggggggtcaGAGGCTACCCgggccctgccctccctgccaGCACCCCCTCCATCCACAGAGGAGGCCCaccccccaggcctgctgctcgTACTCCAGCACTTGGGGGTTGAGGCAGAGGTAGAGGCCCACGCTCTCTGCCCGGCACTCTTCATAGCTGGAGGCAATAGTGCTGAACTTGCTGTCCCAGGTCTCCCCGCTCCGGTACCAGCTCTGAATCTGGGAGGGAAGGCCCAGGAAGCAAGCTTAGGGGTGCCTGCCACCCCCCTGGGCCGCCCCACTCCCAGCACCCCAAGGCTCTGCCGAGGCCACCCTCACCTGCTCCCCTGTCTCTGGGTTGATCACTGTCTCCTGGTCAAAGTTGAATGCTCCTTTCTCATCCTGCAGGAGAACGGTCATGAATGTGGGGCAGGTGAGGGCAAGGtgcccctgccctgggccaggccTTCAGCCCTGGATCCAAGTGGCTCAGAAAGGTGACCGGGAGCAGTGAGTGGATGGCAGGAGCAGCAGGTCCACCGACACACTGCTGCCTCCAAACCTGTCCTGTGACACATCTCAGAAGCCCCGGAGGTAGAAGACCGTGAGGCACCTACCCCTGCACAGAGAGTGACTCTGCAGGCCAGATGGGGAGGGACATGCCCAAAGTCACAGGAAGACTTGGACTCAGCATCTCCAGAGCCCAGCTGGAGATTTCCCAGTGGGTGGACCAGAAGGCCTGGCTGCTCCTCACCTTCCTGGCCTCTCTGCTGGCAGAGGAGGTCACAGGATGTGACTCTGCCTCAGAAGCATCACCCTCACCGTCCTCTCCATGTGCCAAGTGTCTTTCGTGCACCATCCATTTCACCCTTGCAACCACCCTCCAAGGAACATTCTATTACTACCccacttcacagaggaggaaactaaggctcagagactAAGAACCCCAAAGTGGAATCAGAGCACATAATGTCTGTGCACACTGTCTCTTAACAATAACTCCCATTTTCAGAGGGCCTATCGAGTGCCAAGCAAATCCCAGGGCTTTGCCTTTATTCTTCACAAAAGCCATACCGTAGGAGTCAGgaatcctattttacagatgggccaACTGAAGCTGGGAGGGAAACTGTCTTGTGCAAGGCCACGGAGGGGCCACATGTGTCCCTGCTTCCCTGGGACTTCAAAGCCTGGACAAAGCCCAATGCCAAGCTGCTCCCCCATCAGCTGCTCTCTGGATCCTCCTGACTTCCAGGCCCAGCCCGTCCCCATTCGGGGAGGCAGCCCCCCGCCACAAGGAGCAGGCCCAACCCTGCACTCTCTGacagccctgccccacccacccccagtcaCGTCATCCATGCAGCTCCGGGCTGGGGGTCCACAATGGGCTCTTCCCGGCCTGCCAGAAAGGCTGTCTGTCTTCTCATGTTCCCTGAGTGGGTGCTGAGGGCGCTCCAGCCACTCTGGCTGGCCAGGAGGAAGGGGCAGCTCTGGGGAGAAGGGGCCCCTACAATACCTGGAAAGGTACAGGCTCCAGGGAACAGCAGTGCAAAGACAGACAGTGTTGCAGCCTCAGGACTAGGGGCTCCAGACACTGCCCGCTTCTGGCCTCTCTAACCCTGGGGCTGTCTGGGTCACACCCTCAGGGCAGGCTTCCCTGGCCTGAGCCAAGCAATTCTTCCTGTGGGGGGACCTTAGCTGAACAGTCCTGCAGGTCCCACTCAATCCTGGGACATCTTGGGGGAGGCTGAGACATTGAGGGCCAAGACTGGAGCGGCTTCACCCCTGAGGGGCTGACCGTGGAGGAGGGGAGCCGTAGGCCTGGCTCTGCGGAGGCCCCTGCGGGCACCAGGGCCAGCCCCGTGTTCTTACCTGTACGAATAGCTTGCCGCTGCCGTGGCCCAACAGCTCGTGCAGCCCCACCTGCACGTCAAAGGAGGGTCCCTTCCAACGGATGTACAGGTCCTGCCGAGACAAGCGGAGACCCACGCTGCCCACTGTCCCACCACGGCCACACGGCCTGCCCACACCCCCTGTGCCAGGCCGAGGGCCCATCGTGATGCACACATTTGCTAAAGGCCTACTACACTAGGCACCGCAAAGCCCATCCCATCCTTGCAGCAACCTGCGAAAAAGGGGCTGCCTCCACTGTTTGCCAGCTCCAAAGACACAAGGTCAAAGGTCAGAAGCGgggaagcagcagagccaggcccGAAGCCGtgttctttcctctcctctgcacTGGCCTGTCCGCCTTCCTGCATCAGCTGAGGTCAGGCCAGGCCCAGCGCCGGCCCTCGGGCTGCCGGTGCCCACCttgtcctcctcctccaggaaggtgAGCTTCTCCCGCTGCGTGGCGTAGGCCACGGCCAGCACGTTCCCCAGCGACACGTTCTTAAAGCCTTCTGTCTGCCTTAGGTCGTCATCTGGAGAAGGCGAGGGCGGGGACCAGGGAGAAGGGGCAAAGGTCAAGGGTCACAGACGAGGAGTCTGGACAACAGGGACAGGCCGGGATGGTGAGCGGAGCAGGGTGATGTGTGGCCAGGGTGAGTGTGTGGAGGCGGAGGGTGCGACTCTCAGTGGGGTCTCCTGGGGGTTTGGGCCATCCTGTCATGTTCGAGGGGCAGGGCCCGTGGAAGCTCACAGTTGGGGATGTTGATGCCGGCAGGGATGCCGGAGCCGGCGAAGGTGAGAACATCCAGGGAGGTGAAGTCGGGGGTGAGGAACTTGTCCTTCTCGAAGGCTGGGGGCCAGGGAAGCTCCTTCAACAGCTGCTCTGCACTTGCCACTAGCCACTCAAACTTGGCACTCATGGCCTTGTTCACCATGGCCACGAAGCCTGTGGGGGGACAGAGTGGGCTGTGGGTTGGCAGGGTTTGGAAGGGATCCCACGCACTCCTCAACCCCTCCAACCCTCCAGCTGTCATGCAGGTATTGAATGCCTGCTGTGCACAGTGACCCTGTGCTGGCCACTCGGGAGAACAGTGACCCAGGCCTGGGCCCTGCCTCCACAAGGTCACTGTTTTGGGATGGGTGGGGTACAGAGAGAAGGCTTTGCTGAGTAACACCTGTGGTGGATCTTAAAGGAGATTGTGGGGAGTACATAGGGGATGATGGGGAAAGGATCAGATGCCCAGTGGAAGGGACGATGTGAACAAAAAAAGATGCTCTCCTTTTTGGGGGAACTGTGAACTGTCCTGCATGGTTAGTGCACCTGGCTTATGCGGTGGTGAGTGAGGCTGCTGCACAGACGGCTGGGACTGACCCTTTCAGATTCAGTGCAGTTAAGAGTTCCTGGCTCAAAGAAGTGTTTCCAAAATTGTACTCCATAGAACACATTTTCTATGAGAGCCTTCATAAAGAAAGAGCTCCCTGGTCAGGTAAGTTTGGGCAAAACTACACACTCTACCTTCATCTTCTTAAAGGCTCTCAAAGCACATTTGCACGTTAAAGGTACTGAAGAGTCCTGCAAGCAGAGACTCCCTGCTGCTCAGGAACAAATCCTTCTTGATGTAATTCCTGCTAACCCTGCAGGGACTACACCCTGGAAAGGCCAGACCTAGACTGAGGAAGGGGTCAACTTTAACCTGGCCGAGGGATGGGCTTGGCAATGCCTCTCCATCTGGATTCGCTTTGTCTGATGAATACATCACACCAGGGCAGGAAGAGAGGATGATTAAAATagcaaagaaggaaaagcaaCCTAAATAAATGTCCAATGATTGGGGATTATTAAATAAATCAGGGGGCAGCTATGAGATGGCATGCCATGCAGCTGTTAGATATGTAGTACAATATCAAATGCTGTGGGAAATTATTTATGATATATTGCGAATACTATACACCTATTAAAAAATGTGGTAGGTCTATATATACGGATAGGAAAAATATCCACGATACatgattaagtgaaaaaagcaagtgaCAGAACAATACACAGAATATAATCTCATTTACCTAGATGAGTTAAAAGGAATgcgtggggacttccctggtggcgcagtggttaagaagccgcttgccaatgcaggggacacaggttcgagccctggtctgggaatatcccacatgccacggagcaactaagcccgcatgccacaactactgagcctacgctctagagcccgcgagccacaactactgagcccacatgccacaattactgaagcccacgcgcctagagcccgtgctccgcaacaagagaagccaccgcaatgaaaagtctgcgtgccacaacgaagacccaatgcagccaaaaataaataaatttataaaaaagaaaaaaaaggagtgtgtgtgtgtgtgtgtgaatgcttCGACAAAGGCCTGGAAGGACCTGTACTCAACTGCGAACTGTGGTGATCTCAGGAGGGGTGTGACATAGGAGAGGGTAGTAAAGGAGGGATTTCACATTTTATCCTACATACGTCTGTACTGTTCCAATTACTTGCAACAAACGCAGAttttaaatcacacacacacgtttTTAAGCATAGCACtatataaaaacaagacaaaaagtacATTCCAAATTTTAACCTTGGGGTGGGTACAATCACAGTTGATTTTTTTCGGTctgtattttcataatttttgacCATGAACAGAGACTACTTTTCTAATAACCACAATGAGTTATATAAAAAGGGGGGGACCTCTGAGACTGAGGCTGCTGAGGAGGCCCTGGGGTCTTGGCCCTCAGAGCAGACCTGGCAAATCAGGACCCAGGCAGGAAAGCTGTGAGTGTGCACACCTGTCTCACCTTCCGGCCCCTGGACTGACTGCCTGTCCCTTATGCCTTGTCCCTGGGCCTGGATATCTGGGCTCAGATCCAAGCCCTCATGGGCTGTCGGggctttcctctctcctccaagGCTAATCTCGTGGGCTTTTGGCAGCTGGATGCTCCAGACTCTAcatccaggggctggggaggataAAGCTTGGCAGAAACAAGTCTAAATCCTCAGGCTGGATGCCCTGCCCTGCACTAGTGGGTCCCATAGGGGCTTGGGCACAAGGGCCGAGGCAGCCTGCCACCTGCCCTGAGATGACAGCAGCCGAGTCAAGTTCACAGTCCCAGTGTTAATTCTGCTCCCGTCAACCCAGCACCGTTTCCGTGCCTGGCATTGTGCTGAGCCGTCTGCATGTAATACCTCACTTCCCACGACACCCAAAAAGCAGTGACGGATGCGCAGAGGTGGGGTTAagtggctcaaggtcacacagccattaAGTGACAAAGCTGGAGCCTATGCCTGGACAAGACACTAGAGGCAGCACAGCAAAGTGGCCCAGAGCCAAGGTGCCTGGGCTGGGCCACCCGCCACCTGTGCCTCAGTTCCCACATCTGTGAAGTGAGGAGAGACATTCTCATAGGATGATGGTGTCAAAATGAGCTAGGTGTCCAGTACATGGCAAATCGTCAATGGCTGTTGTCAGTTATTATTActgctgagggaggaggggggaggggagagtccTCAGGGGACAATCTGACCGCCCACCTCCCAGAAGTTACCTTCAAACTCTCCGCGGGAGCCAAAGGGGTCTCGGTAGCTCTCGATGAACCCGATGTAACTGGGGGAGAGAAGGGCTGAGAtggaggcggggcgggggcagggggcagggtggggtgaaAGCTGGCGCCTCACCTCTCCACGATGGGGCCTTTGTCCTGGATCCAGAAGCGAGAGCCCTTCTTGTGGGCCTCGATAGAGCCGTGGGTGAAGCTTTCTATGTACTGGGCCAGCATCTGCTCCTGGTGGCTGGTGGCTGCATAGGCCTGGGGGTGAGCAAGGGTTGGTCAGCCTCaggccacccacccacccccataccTGCCTTTGCTGCCCAGAGGGGCCTGGAGAAGCACCTCAGCCCCTAGCCAGCCCTACCTTGGCTTTCTCCAGGTGCTCCACCACCTTCTGGAGGATGGGTGCATAGTCTCCCCGGGTCACCCGGAAATTGCTTCCCTGGAATTCATAGCTCTTCAGCTTGGAATTCATTTCGGAGTCCAGAACAGGCTCTGAGGGAAAAAGGATGGCTCAGGGAAAAGGCTAATATAAGACACCCCAGCAGGCTTCTCGCTGTGACACTCCTTTACTCTAAGATCTTCAATGACTCCCCACTGCCCACAGAAATTAGTATAAACTTTCATCTTCAAAAATAtagatattgggttggccaaaaggtcaTTCGGCTTTTTCCGTACCaccttacagaaaaacccaaatgaactgtttggccaacccaatgttaTGTTACATGAAATGTTCTAAGTGATTCACATGTTAACTCATTTGAGCCTTGCATCAGctctgtggggagagggaaattattatctctattctacagatggggaagctaAGGCACCGACAGGTTAAGTCAGTTtttgaaggtcacacagcagcaAGCAGCAGAGTCGGATTCAAACCCAGTGTGGCAGATTGTATTTAAAAAGCTAGCCATACCCTAgatgtaatcacaagagtccttatagggacttccctggtggcgcagtggttaagaatctgcctgccaatgcaggggacacaggtttgagccttggcccaggaagatcccacatgccacagagcaactaagcctgtgagccacaactactgagcctgtgctctagagcccacgtgcctagagcccgtgctccacaacaagagaagccaccgcaatgagaagcccccgcactgcaacgaagagtagcccttgctcgctgcaactagagaaagcccatgcacagcaatgaagacccaacacagccaaaataaaaacaaacaaataaatttataaaaaaaaaaaaaaaaagagtccttatAAGGAGGAGACAGGAGGGTGAAGGGAGGTAGGAGATgtgatgagagaagaaaaaagggggagagatgtgaggaaggggccacaagccgaGGAATGCAGGCGGCTTCTAGAAACagaaagaggcaaggaaacagatttcccCTGAAGGCTCCAGAAGGAACTGGAGTCTTCTTTCAGACTTtggacctccagaactgtaagagaataaatttgtgttgttttatgcCATTAAATTTGTGATGATTTGTTAAAGAAGCAatgggatatattttttaaaggattttatttttttcgctgtgttgggtctttgttgctgcacttgggctttctctagttgtggcgagccttcgttgcagtgcacgggcttctcatcgcggtggcttctcttgttgcagagtgtgggctctaggaatgcgggcttcagtagctgtggctcgcaggctctagagcgcaggctcagtagctgtggcgcacgggcttagttgttccatggcatgtgggatcttcccagaccagggctcgaacccgtgtcccctgcattggcaggcagattcttaaccactgcgccaccaggaagtccgCAATGGGATATTAACACTGTTGTATTTTGCCTGTTGTCTCTGATCCATACAACATACTTCTAgcttatatttaagaaaaaaaaaagatggccacAGTATCTCCCATCTCCCAAAGTGACTTCTCCTATCAGGACTTCTCCTCTTGAAGCGGGGCAGGAAGGCTTATGGCTACAGCAGAAGTGATGCCACGTGACTGCCGAGGCTAGGTCATAAACGGCGACACAGTGTCTGCCTGGCTCTCTTGGGGTGTTCGCTCTGGAGCCCAGCCACCATGAGCAGTATGAAGATGCTGTGTGAGGTGTTTTGGTGGACAGCCCCAGCTGAGGTCCCAGCCAACAGCTAACATCGACCACTGGGCGTGTGAGTCGGTGAGCAGGCAGAGGACACAGCCCCTAGTTGTTGAGTCACCCCCCACCTCTAagtcttcccagctgaggccTCAGACATTGTCAGCCAGAGACATGCTGTTCCTAGCGTGCCTcatccaaattcctgacccacagagccCAGAAGCATGAAAAGGTGGCTTTATATCACTAAACAAGTGGGGGTGTTTGTTACgtcaggcagcctggctccagagccacactcttaaccactgtCCTCTGCTGCATCCTAGAGGCCCAGCTCGTATTCCCATGTGACCCCTCCTATTCCCTGAACCCTTAGCCTCTTCCCTAGTCAAATCGAACTACGTACGTGCTGATCCCTAAACTTTCCCACCACCTTGCTCTGgctcatgctgttccctccactAGGAGGGCTGTTCCCGACCTGTCCTCCTTTGCTTGGTATCTGAGGATCAACCAAGGCCCAGCTGCTGGGAAGGCACTGGTGAATGAAACACAGAGTTCCTCCTCTCAAGGAGCTTGAAGTCAACAGAAAAATAACTGGGAAATCACTGGGCGTGCTGATGAGCAAAGAGGCtgtggggggcttccccggtggcgcagtggttgagaatctgcctgccaatgtaggggacatgggttcgagccctggtctgggaagatcaggAGTaactgggcccgtaagccacaactacttagcctgtgcgtctggagcctgtgctccaccacaggagaggccacgatgaggagtggccccctcttgctgcaactagagaaagccctcgcacagaaacgaagacccaacacagccaaaaaaaaaaaaaaaaaaaaaaaaaaaagaggctgtgGGAAGACAGGGAAAGGTCCTGGGAAGGTGAGGTCCAAGCCTGGCCTACAGGACGATTAGGGTTCATCAGTGgaacacctagaggggagggaggacatTCCAAGTGGGAATGGGGAACAGAccgtgcaaaggcctggaggggGTAGGTGAGAACATGGGGTTTTCAGGGAACTGGAAGCTGCTGAGCGTGGCTGCAGCTGAGTCTAagtgggaggctggggctgggaggtgggaggtgggtggggaagggaaggtgggGTTACAAAGGTCCTCACAGGGGCCTGGACGCTTCTCTTAATGCTGCATCTGTATCCCCCTCACCTGGTAACagactccagatttcttttgagaACCACCCCCTCACAACCACCCCGAGTCCAGGTGGTGGGTCCACCTGGCTGTGAGTCCACCTGGCTGTGAGGTAGGCTTGGGACCAGGGTCCCTTAACCACAAGGACTGGTTCACAGGTAAACAGGGAACCCGAAACAGAGAAACTTGAGCCACTCCCAGATGTTAAGACACTACTTCGGGGAGAAAAGGGCTCTCTTTGCTGGAATGGCCCAGCTGGTGGCTATCAGGCTGTGTGTTTTGGTTGACAGCCCCAGCTGAGGTCCCAGCCAACAGCTAACATCTACCACTGGACATGTAGATGGGAGCAGCCTGCTGTGGGTGAAGTCAAAGAGAGCTGAGccgagacagagagagaaatttcTGAGAACACTGTCTGAGCAGctggatccagctgtgcctgaagctACTGTATTCTGGGCTTCTTAATTACTCAAGCCTACGAAGTCCCCTTTGCTGTAGGCAAATTTGAAATAGGTTTCATCACTTATAACCAAGAAATTCCAAATGATGGAGCCCTTAGAAGTACATCTAGGCTTTGCCTTGAAGGTACTTTGGGAGATATTTAGGAAGTGGATTTTAGTAAGTTCATCACCCCCACCTTTCTGTATTCTCCCCAACCTCCAAGACACACGTGGTCACCTTTTCCATTAAGCCTTCACTGATGTGCAGTTTGGATTTTTCCTCTAGGCTGTCATGGGATATATGGTCCAGCCTCTACTTCCATTGTTTACATGGACTGTTATCTTCTGTGCCACTGCCTGGAGGATGGGGACCATGGCCAACACGTGGCCCCTGTCAGAGGCTTGCAGCTGTGATGTTCGCCAAGTGGAACAAAGGCCCTTCCCCTGCCCTCGTGCCTCCGCTTAGCTTTACATCACCACCAGCACCGGGGCTGGGGGTGCTCACCTCACAGGAACACCACTTGCTGAGCACTAAGGCTTGCACCTAGCAAGCCTTCGATCAACATCTGCCATGACGATTACAACTGTGGTTACTGCCTGCAGCTACCGTAGTCGGCTAACCCCTGTCCTGGGTTCTGGTCCCCTCCACGCTCGTCCAGGAAcacaggaaggaggagaaggggcgTGAGCTCACCTGTGCTCAGCACAGAAGCCAACCGCACCTCGTAGCAGGGCTTCCCATCCTGGCCGACCTCCTTGAAGAGCCGTGTGTTGTAGGCACTGAGGTTCTGGAAAAGACCAGGGCAGGGGTTTGGGGGAGAGTAAGTCCAGAgcgggctgtggggtggggggagggaaagtGGGTCACACCAGGGAGAGAAGATACACAGGTAAAGCAGTCCAGAGCCTCCGGTGGACCTGCCTGAGTTGTCTGCGAGGGGAGAGAGCAGGGTCAGGCCAGGGCAGACTCCCGCTCTGCTCAGTACACTGAGCGCTAACTTTTACTAAGCGCTGCGCAAGACACTTCGTGACCTCAGCTAACCTGGGGTACAGGAGGCAGGTCCCATTCCACAGATAAGGAAATGTCGCTGTGTGGCTGAGCTGGGAGGTGAAAGTGACACATGGATGCCAGAGCCCAATCCAAGCAGCTCTGATGTTCTGTGTCCTCCTGCCCTGAGGCTGTCACAGGGCCCTTCATcccagggtggggcaggggcggCTCCATCAGGGCACACAGGGGGACATCTTCATTCAAGCCAGGCTGACCCTTAGACGAGGGTTCCCAAGTCTTCTCCACCTCAAGGACCCAAGATGCCCATGCCTCTGGGCccaagctgagacccaggagtgggcgcCCGTGCCAAGGGGACCCCAACAAACCACCACCCCAAGTTCCCCAACCCCCAAACCTGTGAGTCCAGAAAGTCTTGGGCTAGTTTGGCATCTTCCATGGTACAGTTGCCAGAGAAATAGGTGGTGATTCCCTGTCGGGGAAGGGGCGGATGGGAAATAGGAGTTGCTGAGTTGGGTTGGGGAAGCTGGTGAATTCCTTCCCAGCCACCCTCTCCAGCCTCTGGCTTCCTCCACTTCCTCTCAGCAGCCTCCACTGTCCCTCTCCAACTCTttccaaggggaaaaaattacaacACAAACAACAAACAGAGGCCCAAGTCCAGCCTTCCTGCAGCTCTGTGCCAGCCTCTCGCGGGCCCGCCCCTAAGGTTTGCTGCGTCCCTCACCCCACACGGCTCCCAAGCAGCCTCCAGGGGTGCGAAGCTTTGGCCCCCTCCTTTCCCATGCCCCCTCCTCAGCTCCCTCCAGCTCTcagcttctctccttccttcctcctgcacGTGGCATCCCAGGATGTCAGAACTGGGAGGGCATTCAGAAAGCGTTCCATCCAAGCTGCTTACGAATGATGACGCTGAGGCCTGCTGTGGAGGGCAGCTTGGCCTCAGGCGTGACGGACAGACCGCTGCCTCCCCATCGGGTGCCCCTCTGTCCATACCAGGTGGCCCCCAAGGATGCCCTCCACCCCCCAGTGTGGCTGGGGGGGCCtcacctccttccccagcccgAGGTGTCGAAGCCTCGATTCCAGAGAGAACATGAGCTCCCCGCAGGTCTGCCAGAGGCCCCCGACTTCCTCCGGGTGCTGCTCCGCGGCCTTACTACCCAGGATCACACGTTCCAGCTTCTCCTGCAGGGGAAGGGAGGCCCGTGGCCTGGCCACACCACCCGCACCTGCCTCCGGGAgcacccccctccccgcccccatcgACCCCCAAGCTCTTCTCCCACAGTCTAAGACCTTCTGGCTCAGGAAGCAGTTGACAGACCGGCAGCATTGACATTGCCCGAGAAATGCAGACCCTCACGCCCCACCTGCTCAGGCCTGCTGGGTCAGAAGCTGCATTCCAACAAGCTCGCCAGGCAATTCGTGCGCTCAGTAGGGGCTGAGCGCCTTGGCGTAAGAGCTGCCTCTGCCCCAGATGGGCCCGAGCCCCGTGGTCCCAGAGAGGGACTCCTCATGCCCAGGCTCCTCCGCTGTCCTCAGTGGTGACCAGCAGGCTCCATCTCTGCAGCACCTAACAGCGCACAGAGCCCTTTCACAGCCTCCGCTCATTCATCCCTCGGGTCAGCAGGGTCGGGAGGTGGCGGCAGCACCCAGGCCGTGCAGTGTGGTAGTGACAAGCTCAAAGCTCCTCTCAGGGCCCGACGCCCACTGGGGCTCCATCTGCTGCATGCCCCGCCCCCCCATCCCACCGGCCCCAAACTGCCCACCTTCCCCAGCCCCCTTCAGCTCACCTTGGGCAGGTTCGGAACAAACTTGGTGTCACCAAAGGACTTGTAGTTGCCCATGTTGGAGTAGACACCTGCAGTGTAGACCAGGAACGCCTGGGGGAAAGGGGGTCAGAGGAAGCACAGCCTCCCTACCCCACGGAGGTTCCCTCCTGGGATATTAACACCCCAGATGAAG
This region of Mesoplodon densirostris isolate mMesDen1 chromosome 7, mMesDen1 primary haplotype, whole genome shotgun sequence genomic DNA includes:
- the DPP3 gene encoding dipeptidyl peptidase 3 isoform X1, with the protein product MADTQYILPNDIGVSSLDCREAFHLLLPTERLYAHHLSRAAWYGGLAVLLQTSPEAPYIYALLSRLFRAQDPDQLRQHALAEGLTEEEYQAFLVYTAGVYSNMGNYKSFGDTKFVPNLPKEKLERVILGSKAAEQHPEEVGGLWQTCGELMFSLESRLRHLGLGKEGITTYFSGNCTMEDAKLAQDFLDSQNLSAYNTRLFKEVGQDGKPCYEVRLASVLSTEPVLDSEMNSKLKSYEFQGSNFRVTRGDYAPILQKVVEHLEKAKAYAATSHQEQMLAQYIESFTHGSIEAHKKGSRFWIQDKGPIVESYIGFIESYRDPFGSRGEFEGFVAMVNKAMSAKFEWLVASAEQLLKELPWPPAFEKDKFLTPDFTSLDVLTFAGSGIPAGINIPNYDDLRQTEGFKNVSLGNVLAVAYATQREKLTFLEEEDKDLYIRWKGPSFDVQVGLHELLGHGSGKLFVQDEKGAFNFDQETVINPETGEQIQSWYRSGETWDSKFSTIASSYEECRAESVGLYLCLNPQVLEIFGFEGADAEDVVYVNWLNMVRAGLLALEFYTPEASSWRQAHMQARFVILRVLLEAGEGLVTVTPTTGSDGRPDAQVHLDRNKIRTVGKPALERFLRRLQVLKSTGDVAGGRALYEGYAAVTDEPPERFLSLRDTVLLRKEARKLIVQPNTRLKGSEVQLLEYEASAAGLIRSFSERFPEDGPELEEILTQLATADARFWKCPSETPSGQA
- the DPP3 gene encoding dipeptidyl peptidase 3 isoform X2, whose product is MADTQYILPNDIGVSSLDCREAFHLLLPTERLYAHHLSRAAWYGGLAVLLQTSPEAPYIYALLSRLFRAQDPDQLRQHALAEGLTEEEYQAFLVYTAGVYSNMGNYKSFGDTKFVPNLPKEKLERVILGSKAAEQHPEEVGGLWQTCGELMFSLESRLRHLGLGKEGITTYFSGNCTMEDAKLAQDFLDSQNLSAYNTRLFKEVGQDGKPCYEVRLASVLSTEPVLDSEMNSKLKSYEFQGSNFRVTRGDYAPILQKVVEHLEKAKAYAATSHQEQMLAQYIESFTHGSIEAHKKGSRFWIQDKGPIVESYIGFIESYRDPFGSRGEFEGFVAMVNKAMSAKFEWLVASAEQLLKELPWPPAFEKDKFLTPDFTSLDVLTFAGSGIPAGINIPNYDDLRQTEGFKNVSLGNVLAVAYATQREKLTFLEEEDKDLYIRWKGPSFDVQVGLHELLGHGSGKLFVQDEKGAFNFDQETVINPETGEQIQSWYRSGETWDSKFSTIASSYEECRAESVGLYLCLNPQVLEIFGFEGADAEDVVYVNWLNMVRAGLLALEFYTPEASSWRQAHMQARFVILRVLLEAGEGLVTVTPTTGSDGRPDAQVHLDRNKIRTVGKPALERFLRRLQV